The genomic stretch TCATGAAAATGAGGTGGGGCTAGATGACGACCAAATCTCAACCACACAATAACCGTGAGGATGAGGTTTATACATGGATAGATCATCTGCAAAAGAATCCCACAGATGAAGAAATCCAAGAAAAAATCGTACTCACATACAAAGATCTCGTTGTATCCATAGCACGAAAATATTCAAAAAACAGTTCGATTCATGAAGATTTGGTTCAAGTCGGTATGCTCGGTTTGCTTGCTGCAATCCGCCGTTATAACCCGGAATTCGGCAAGTCCTTTGAATCATTCGCTATTCCTACAATTATTGGGGAGATTAAGCGTTTCATCAGGGACAAAACCTGGAGTGTTCATGTTCCGCGCCGTATCAAGGAGCTTGGTCCGAAGATTCGTAAAGCAATTGATGAATTGACAACTTCAAATCAACATTCCCCGACAGTAGCAGAAATTGCTGCCTATCTGGAAGTATCAGAAGAGGATATTCTAGAGACGATGGAGATGGGGAAAAGCTATAAGGCATTGTCTGTTGATCGGAAGATTGAAGCCGACTCAGATGGTAGCACAGTAGCAATCCTTGATTTGGTAGGTTCTCAGGATAATGGCTATGAAGATATTGATCGCAGAATGCTGTTAGAAAAAGTACTGCCAATCCTTAGTGAACGGGAGCAGGAAATTCTTCGCTGCACATACTTTGAAAATATGAGCCAAAAAGATACAGGAGAAAGACTCGGTATTTCTCAGATGCACGTGTCGCGTCTTCAGCGGAGAGCACTGCGGAAATTGCGGGAAGCTCTGCAAGCTGAAGGTGCTGACGATTTTGAGTGAATCTTATCAGCATATGGATGTATCTGCATTTCAAGAGCCTAAGAAAGGCAACTATTACTGTGGGGACAGTTACTTCTACTATGAATCAGAGCATGAATTTATTTGTGTGCTGGCAGATGGACTTGGCAGCGGAGAATTCGCTAAAGAGTCCTCTCAGGTAGTCGTCGATGTCATTCGAGACAACGTTCATAGCGGTATTGATGAATTAATTAGAAAATCAAATGAAGTGTTAATAGGAAAACGAGGCGTCGTTCTTGGTATTTTGAAAGTGGATTATCGTTCGGAAACATACTCCTTCACCTCGATTGGTAACATCGGAATTATGACTGTTACAGGCGGTAAAAGAGAGCGATGTATTCCCAGCCAGGGATTCCTTGCCGGCTATCCGAGGAAATACAAAGTTTCTCGCGGGCTGCTGCAGGATGAGATGATATTCATCATGTTCTCTGACGGTGTTACGGATAATGAACTGACACATCATCTTTTCAAAGAAAAAGATGTTAGAAAAATACGTGATATGTTCGCTTGTTCAAAACAGAAACCGCATAAAGACGACGTCACGTTAATTGCGATGAAATATACGGAATAGGATCAGCAGCCACATCATGGTGCTGATCCTTTTTTTATCTAACCATCAATTCTGCTACAATAGTTATATTAGAAGTCAGGAGGAGCAAAATTGGAAGCTACCATACAAGACAGACTCATCCTATGGGTCGAAAAAGAAACAGCAATCAAGCAATCATCTGTTAAACAAGTTATTCATCTGCTGGAAGAGGGAAATACGGTACCATTTATCGCCCGGTACCGAAAAGAACAAACAGGCGCACTTGATGAAGTAGAAATTAAAGCAATTCAAGATAAATGGGAATATGCCCAGCAGCTTCATCAACGGAAGACGGAAGTTATTCGATTAATTGAAGAGCAAGGAAAGCTTACAGACAGCCTGAAAAATGATATCAATGCCGCTATGCAGCTGCAGCGTATTGAAGATTTATATCGACCATACAAGCAGAAGCGACGTACAAAGGCGACCATTGCCAAAGAAAAAGGGTTAGAGCCTCTTGCCAAAGCATTGTATGAACAGACAATAGAGAGCCCAGAAGAAGAAGCTAGAGAATATCTGGATTCTGAAAAGGAATTACATACAGCGGAAGATGTGCTGCAAGGTGCCAATGACATTATGGCAGAATGGATCAGCGAACAGCCTGCATTCCGTGACTATATTCGTGATAAAACAGAAAAAGCAGGTGTTCTGCTTACGAAGGTAAAGAAAGCAGAAGAAGATGAGAAGGGCATTTTTGAAATGTATTATGCATATCAAGAGCCGGTACGTCAGATGGCATCTCACCGGGTATTGGCCGTCAACCGCGGCGAAAAGGAAGGTATTTTACGAGTTACGGTGGAACCGCCTGCTGATGTCATCCTAGCCTATTTGAAACGTAAAATTATCAAACAGCGAACATCATCTTCCGTTGTATCCGTTTTGCATATGGCAATCGAGGATAGTTATAAACGACTGATTCAGCCGTCTGTAGAACGTGAAATACGCACGATGCTCTCCGAGAAAGCAGAAGAGCAGGCAATCAAAATCTTCTCTGAAAACTTAAAAAACCTTTTGCTGCAGCCTCCATTGAAAGGACGGGTTGTACTAGGGGTTGACCCAGCGTTTCGTACAGGATGTAAGCTGGCTGTGATTGATGAGACTGGAAAACTGCTAGAGAAGAACGTCATTTATCCCACAGCCCCCAAACATGATATAAAAGGGGCTAGCCGCGTTGTTGAACATATGCTGGAGAAATATGATGTCCAGTTAATTGCAGTTGGAAATGGAACAGCTTCTCGTGAAACAGAGCAGTTTATAGCCGATGTGATTCGGGATTCAAAACGTGATGTTGCTTATATTATCGTAAATGAAGCAGGTGCAAGTGTTTATTCTGCCTCAGAATTAGCCAGAAAAGAATTTCCGGAACTGCAAGTGGAAGAGCGGAGTGCCATCTCGATAGGACGCCGTATTCAAGATCCGCTGGCAGAACTGGTTAAGATTGATCCGAAATCAATCGGAGTAGGTCAGTATCAGCATGATGTAGGGCAAAAGAAGCTGAATGATTCTCTTGGCTTTGTTGTCGAAACAGCAGTAAACCAAGTCGGCGTGAACGTGAACACAGCCTCAGAGTCTCTGCTGCAGTATGTATCTGGTTTTAGTAAAACAGTAGCAGCTAATGTGGTGAAGCAGCGTAATGAGGTTGGTAAGTTTACTTCTCGGAAGCAGCTGAAGTCCATACCTAGATTAGGAAGTAAGACATATGAACAGAGCATCGGGTTTCTTCGTGTACTAGATGGAGAAGAACCGTTGGATCGTACGCCAATTCACCCCGAGAGCTATAGCGTTACAAAACAGCTGCTTAAACGGCTCAATGCCGATGTAACGGACATAGGAAGTAAACAGCTGCAAGAGAAGCTTTCGCAGCTTCAAGTAGAAGAAACTGCTGCAGAATTGCAAATCGGAGAACTTACATTGCAGGATATTGTACAAGCACTCAATCAACCGGGGAGAGACCCGCGGGATGATTTGGCACAGCCATTATTAAAACAAGATGTACTAGCAATGGAAGACTTGAAAGAAGGCATGGAACTTCAAGGTACCGTCCGTAATGTAGTTGATTTTGGTGTATTCGTGGATATAGGGGTTAAACAGGATGGACTTGTGCATATTTCTAAAATGTCGAATAAATTTGTAAAACATCCAATGGATATTGCATCGGTAGGGGATGTCGTTACTGTTTGGGTTGATAAGGTGGATATTGACAAACAGCGGATTGCTCTTACAATGGTGAAGTAACAGCAACAGGGAAAAGCCTCTGTCCTGAGCAGGGCAGAGGCTTTATCCGTCGTTGGATTGCTGTTTTCTTTTATAGAAGAACCAGCATTGGTTCAACACTTTCAATTGGTTTACGTTTTTCGTTAAGAAGGCTTGGGATAGCTGGTTTTTTAACCAATTAGGCATTCTTTTACCTCCTGCAGCCCATAGATGTAGGGAAAAATGAATGTCTGCAGCATCATATGCAGAACAGCAACAGGAGGTGCAGGAACATTGAGAGAAATAACGATGCAAAATCTCCAGCAAGTTGTAGAAGAGATTTCCGCAGATTGGTTCCATAAACCATTTACAGATACAGCTAGATATAATAATCGTCTGCGAACGACCGGAGGCAGGTATTTGCCAGGTACTCGAATTATTGAAATCAATCCTAAGTATTTGGCAGAACTGGGGCAGGAAGAAACAATCGGGATAATTAAGCACGAACTCTGTCATTATCATCTTCATATAGAAGGAAAGGGATACGGGCACCGGGATTCAGAATTCCGTGAACTACTTAAGAAAACAAAGTCGCCGCGCTTTTGCAGCATGCTGCCATCTGTGAAAGAAAAGCAGCTGCATACGTATATATGTTCAAAATGCGGGCACGTTTATAAACGGAAGAAGGCCGTTAACCTACGTAAATATGGATGTGGCAAGTGCGGCGGAAAGCTTAAAAATGCTGATAAAATGGGGCTTACAGAGGCTTAATAAGAAAAAGAGTAAAAAAGTTAGCGAAAAGTGTTGACGTCTTCGTTAATACATGATAAATTTATTAAGCCGTCGACGAACGGCAACGAAATATGACGAACGGCAACGAAAAATAAATTGCAAAAAGCAGTTGACAGTTGCTAAAAGATGTTGTAAAATACATAGAGTCGTCACCAAGTGATGAACATTATTCCACAGTAGCTCAGTGGTAGAGCTATCGGCTGTTAACCGATCGGTCGCAGGTTCGAATCCTGCCTGTGGAGCCAGTGGAGAAGTACTCAAGTGGCTGAAGAGGCGCCCCTGCTAAGGGTGTAGGTCGTGTAAGCGGCGCGAGGGTTCAAATCCCTCCTTCTCCGCCATCTAAAATGGCCCGTTGGTCAAGCGGTTAAGACACCGCCCTTTCACGGCGGTAACACGGGTTCGAATCCCGTACGGGTCATCGTTTTTATAACGAGTCTATTTTAAGGCTCGGTCCGGTAGTTCAGTTGGTTAGAATGCCTGCCTGTCACGCAGGAGGTCGCGGGTTCGAGTCCCGTCCGGACCGCCATATTATTTTCATTATTGGGCTATAGCCAAGTGGTAAGGCAACGGGTTTTGGTCTCGTGATCGTTGGTTCGAATCCAGCTAGCCCAGCTTACTTTTATTGTGAGCCATTAGCTCAGTTGGTAGAGCATCTGACTTTTAATCAGAGGGTCGAAGGTTCGAGTC from Terribacillus sp. DMT04 encodes the following:
- the sigB gene encoding RNA polymerase sigma factor SigB; this translates as MTTKSQPHNNREDEVYTWIDHLQKNPTDEEIQEKIVLTYKDLVVSIARKYSKNSSIHEDLVQVGMLGLLAAIRRYNPEFGKSFESFAIPTIIGEIKRFIRDKTWSVHVPRRIKELGPKIRKAIDELTTSNQHSPTVAEIAAYLEVSEEDILETMEMGKSYKALSVDRKIEADSDGSTVAILDLVGSQDNGYEDIDRRMLLEKVLPILSEREQEILRCTYFENMSQKDTGERLGISQMHVSRLQRRALRKLREALQAEGADDFE
- a CDS encoding SpoIIE family protein phosphatase; amino-acid sequence: MSESYQHMDVSAFQEPKKGNYYCGDSYFYYESEHEFICVLADGLGSGEFAKESSQVVVDVIRDNVHSGIDELIRKSNEVLIGKRGVVLGILKVDYRSETYSFTSIGNIGIMTVTGGKRERCIPSQGFLAGYPRKYKVSRGLLQDEMIFIMFSDGVTDNELTHHLFKEKDVRKIRDMFACSKQKPHKDDVTLIAMKYTE
- a CDS encoding Tex family protein, with protein sequence MEATIQDRLILWVEKETAIKQSSVKQVIHLLEEGNTVPFIARYRKEQTGALDEVEIKAIQDKWEYAQQLHQRKTEVIRLIEEQGKLTDSLKNDINAAMQLQRIEDLYRPYKQKRRTKATIAKEKGLEPLAKALYEQTIESPEEEAREYLDSEKELHTAEDVLQGANDIMAEWISEQPAFRDYIRDKTEKAGVLLTKVKKAEEDEKGIFEMYYAYQEPVRQMASHRVLAVNRGEKEGILRVTVEPPADVILAYLKRKIIKQRTSSSVVSVLHMAIEDSYKRLIQPSVEREIRTMLSEKAEEQAIKIFSENLKNLLLQPPLKGRVVLGVDPAFRTGCKLAVIDETGKLLEKNVIYPTAPKHDIKGASRVVEHMLEKYDVQLIAVGNGTASRETEQFIADVIRDSKRDVAYIIVNEAGASVYSASELARKEFPELQVEERSAISIGRRIQDPLAELVKIDPKSIGVGQYQHDVGQKKLNDSLGFVVETAVNQVGVNVNTASESLLQYVSGFSKTVAANVVKQRNEVGKFTSRKQLKSIPRLGSKTYEQSIGFLRVLDGEEPLDRTPIHPESYSVTKQLLKRLNADVTDIGSKQLQEKLSQLQVEETAAELQIGELTLQDIVQALNQPGRDPRDDLAQPLLKQDVLAMEDLKEGMELQGTVRNVVDFGVFVDIGVKQDGLVHISKMSNKFVKHPMDIASVGDVVTVWVDKVDIDKQRIALTMVK
- the cmpA gene encoding cortex morphogenetic protein CmpA, encoding MPNWLKNQLSQAFLTKNVNQLKVLNQCWFFYKRKQQSNDG
- a CDS encoding SprT family protein yields the protein MREITMQNLQQVVEEISADWFHKPFTDTARYNNRLRTTGGRYLPGTRIIEINPKYLAELGQEETIGIIKHELCHYHLHIEGKGYGHRDSEFRELLKKTKSPRFCSMLPSVKEKQLHTYICSKCGHVYKRKKAVNLRKYGCGKCGGKLKNADKMGLTEA